The following coding sequences lie in one Xanthomonas hortorum pv. pelargonii genomic window:
- a CDS encoding glycosyltransferase family 4 protein, with translation MKLALVVPGGVDRSGEVRVIPVFLTLIEWLARHHQVHVFVLHQEPMPGTWTLRGATVHNIGAQRTRLRAIAAIRDEHRRAPFDVIQAIFSGYCSLIAVAAAKLLRRPSMVHIAGGELVALHAIGYGGRRKWRGRLREAVILRLADCVTAASAPIVDSLQALGIHAQRVPLGVDLRAWPAAAPRARTGGIARLLHVASLNPVKDQTTLLQAMAALKRADVAFTLDMVGVDTLDGAMHRLVQQLGLSEQVRFLGFKTQRELRPIMQSADLLVLSSLHEAGPLVLLEAAVAGVPTVGTAVGHLVEWAPVCALAVPPGDWAGLAEAVRQVVADDELRLRLAWAAQCRAVREDAASTTRLFEKLYRQLCEKRPLH, from the coding sequence ATGAAACTGGCCTTGGTGGTACCGGGCGGTGTGGACCGCAGCGGCGAAGTCCGCGTGATTCCCGTGTTCCTGACCCTGATCGAATGGCTGGCGCGCCATCATCAGGTGCATGTCTTCGTGCTGCATCAGGAGCCGATGCCGGGCACCTGGACATTGCGCGGCGCCACCGTGCACAACATCGGCGCGCAGCGTACCCGTCTACGCGCGATCGCCGCTATTCGTGACGAACATCGGCGCGCACCGTTCGATGTCATCCAGGCGATCTTTTCCGGCTACTGCAGTTTGATCGCCGTTGCGGCGGCAAAATTGCTGCGTCGCCCAAGCATGGTGCATATCGCCGGTGGCGAGCTGGTCGCACTGCATGCCATCGGCTACGGCGGCCGGCGTAAGTGGCGCGGGCGTCTGCGCGAAGCGGTGATCCTGCGCCTGGCCGACTGCGTCACCGCTGCCAGCGCGCCCATCGTCGATTCGCTGCAAGCACTCGGCATCCACGCGCAGCGGGTGCCCTTGGGCGTGGATCTGCGCGCCTGGCCAGCGGCCGCACCACGCGCGCGCACTGGTGGAATCGCACGCTTGCTGCACGTGGCCAGCCTCAATCCGGTCAAGGACCAGACCACGTTGTTGCAGGCGATGGCGGCGCTCAAACGCGCCGATGTCGCCTTTACCCTCGACATGGTTGGCGTCGATACCCTGGATGGCGCCATGCATCGCTTGGTGCAGCAGCTGGGCCTGAGCGAGCAGGTGCGTTTCTTGGGTTTCAAGACCCAGCGCGAGTTGCGCCCGATCATGCAATCGGCCGATCTGCTGGTGCTGTCGTCCTTGCACGAGGCCGGGCCGTTGGTGCTGCTGGAAGCTGCAGTGGCAGGTGTTCCCACAGTGGGGACGGCCGTCGGGCATCTGGTCGAGTGGGCACCGGTCTGCGCACTGGCAGTGCCGCCGGGCGATTGGGCCGGGCTGGCAGAAGCCGTCCGTCAGGTGGTGGCCGACGACGAACTGCGCTTGCGTCTGGCCTGGGCGGCGCAGTGCCGAGCGGTACGCGAAGACGCGGCATCGACCACGCGTCTGTTCGAAAAGCTCTACCGCCAACTATGCGAGAAGCGCCCGCTGCACTGA
- a CDS encoding nucleotidyltransferase family protein, whose protein sequence is MQPSLRTIKHGLRTATERLAQELAQPGEAAPQWDRLQWQLAAAAAAAHGVSPLLQRRSLWQNAEWTTFLSEQRRHVEDRHRRIAVLLTGIDAAARDAGIALVGLKGTALHRLGVYLPGDRPMADIDLLVQPEDAPAAAALLCELGYVASFEQWKHQVFKPIQGEAVAGLGEHRDAPINIELHTRIQERLPVHSVDITSRILPERPQPGLNPYPSIGALMCHLLLHAAGGICHRSIRLMHLHDLALLATRMGQRDWEQLWEETSVSPWWALPPLLLLQRYYRSVVPAAVMARLQAVCPRLLRMRAARQTLTTASCSNLWLPALPGIEWSRSLSEARQYLHNRVAPSAESRKERADMLQTQLWLQGQPWVRQTQARRLMTRLTRPVPRTDMLYVVRAALDGYLQPV, encoded by the coding sequence ATGCAGCCTTCCCTTCGCACCATCAAGCACGGCCTGCGCACGGCCACCGAACGGCTGGCGCAGGAATTGGCGCAGCCAGGCGAAGCAGCGCCGCAGTGGGATCGGTTGCAATGGCAGCTTGCAGCCGCAGCGGCGGCAGCGCATGGCGTATCACCGCTGCTGCAGCGTCGCTCGCTATGGCAGAACGCCGAATGGACGACGTTTCTGAGCGAGCAACGCCGCCATGTCGAAGATCGGCATCGGCGCATTGCCGTATTGCTGACGGGCATCGATGCTGCGGCGCGTGACGCAGGCATCGCACTGGTCGGTCTGAAGGGAACCGCACTGCATCGGCTTGGCGTGTACCTGCCGGGCGATCGGCCAATGGCCGATATCGATCTGCTGGTGCAACCGGAAGACGCACCAGCTGCAGCAGCACTGTTGTGCGAACTCGGTTACGTGGCCTCGTTCGAACAATGGAAGCATCAGGTCTTCAAGCCGATCCAAGGCGAAGCGGTCGCGGGACTGGGCGAGCATCGCGATGCGCCGATCAATATCGAGCTGCATACGCGCATCCAGGAACGCTTGCCGGTGCACAGCGTGGACATCACATCACGCATCCTGCCGGAGCGCCCGCAGCCGGGCTTGAATCCCTATCCGTCCATCGGTGCGTTGATGTGCCATCTGCTGCTGCATGCGGCCGGTGGCATCTGCCATCGCAGCATCCGGCTGATGCATCTGCACGATCTTGCGTTGCTGGCCACCCGCATGGGGCAGCGCGATTGGGAGCAATTGTGGGAAGAGACGAGCGTGTCGCCGTGGTGGGCATTGCCGCCGCTGCTGCTGCTGCAACGCTACTACCGCAGCGTGGTGCCGGCGGCGGTGATGGCGCGCCTGCAGGCCGTTTGCCCGCGGTTGTTGCGCATGCGTGCGGCCCGCCAGACCTTGACCACGGCCTCATGCTCCAACTTGTGGTTGCCGGCACTGCCCGGCATCGAATGGTCGCGGTCGCTGAGCGAAGCGCGGCAGTATCTGCACAACCGCGTTGCGCCGTCGGCCGAAAGCCGCAAGGAACGTGCGGACATGTTGCAGACACAGCTGTGGCTTCAAGGGCAACCATGGGTACGGCAGACCCAGGCACGCCGATTGATGACGCGGCTTACGCGACCAGTACCGCGCACCGATATGTTGTACGTGGTGCGTGCGGCGTTGGATGGGTATTTGCAGCCGGTTTGA